In Nymphalis io chromosome 13, ilAglIoxx1.1, whole genome shotgun sequence, one genomic interval encodes:
- the LOC126773026 gene encoding myb-like protein U gives MFFSFPICGSYNKLRLCKNVECIKANFDRRNIAIINSLARMSCNVKNIWILSMFFTEILKQVNLQYAMSMFGPPMFPMPMYPVPAPMPMRVSPSGSSSSSEESSSTTTAETTTSSTTKKTKRKVHVAFPLPMPQPMAFPAVPPIICRGPSSRTKKTTPRPSQSLLPIIAPQSVVIVPYPQPRPVYVNPPRRRPKKKLVTICSSSSQQSTDSSSCEYNRPRRKLRKRKRQNIYRRSLRSSESDNELLKPMLSYVAENGDVKFETKISNDDVAELLRGKDKSKRRHETVQVLTNTDETNKPQVVVLSNEKEARRSGSDRHKKVFLKGGVSNHVLSDGKKELIFRPPDNKKISNLSVSFQIS, from the exons ATGTTTTTCTCTTTTCCCATCTGTGGCAGCTACAATAAGCTGAGATTGTGTAAGAATGTAGAATGCATAAAAGCAAATTTCGATCGCAGAAACATTGCGATAATAAACAGTCTAGCGAGAATGTCATGC AACGTTAAAAACATTTGGATTCTGTCAATGTTCTTTACTGAAATACTTAAACAAGTCAATCTACAATATGCGATGTCAATGTTCGGGCCACCGATGTTTCCAATGCCTATGTACCCAGTACCAGCTCCAATGCCCATGCGGGTATCACCTTCAGGTTCTTCATCCTCGTCAGAAGAAAGTAGTAGTACAACAACAGCAGAAACAACAACATCATCAACAACGaagaaaacaaaaagaaaagtacacGTGGCGTTTCCTTTACCAATGCCTCAACCAATGGCGTTTCCAGCTGTTCCACCGATTATATGTCGAGGACCATCATCTAGGACCAAAAAAACAACACCACGTCCTTCGCAATCACTACTTCCAATTATAGCTCCACAATCAGTCGTGATAGTACCATATCCACAACCTCGACCTGTGTACGTGAATCCTCCACGACGCAGACCGAAAAAGAAATTAGTAACTATTTGTTCATCTTCCTCACAGCAATCAACGGATTCCAGTAGTTGTGAGTATAACCGTCCAAGAAGGAAGCTCAGAAAACGTAAacgacaaaatatttataggaGAAGTCTTCGAAGTTCAGAAAGTGATAACGAGTTATTAAAACCAATGCTGAGTTACGTAGCAGAAAACGGTGATGTTAAATTCGAAACTAAGATTAGCAATGATGACGTTGCCGAATTACTTCGTGGAAAAGATAAATCAAAGAGAAGACATGAAACAGTGCAAGTGTTGACTAATACCGATGAAACGAATAAGCCACAAGTGGTCGTATTATCAAATGAAAAAGAAGCGCGTAGGAGTGGATCAGATCGCCATAAAAAGGTGTTTCTGAAGGGTGGTGTATCAAACCACGTGTTAAGTGATGGAAAGaaagaattaatatttagacCACCTGATAATAAGAAGATCAGCAATCTGTCAGTGTCGTTTCAAATAAGCTAA
- the LOC126772985 gene encoding uncharacterized protein LOC126772985, with translation MRYRLQAVILLLLCLVTLEAKEPELPLCPTNIQFFPQNLPMHCRMPVTSPPISGKSMEYFRMPGFPGALPGPMQGMMPGPMPMMPQPPAHKLPVVVMPMYSPESKNSQGIHSFRLRHKKHRLGFKRRPKHYYHSDEDSTDDDTSSDDSSDTSTEFGRRKISRNGRRSNRRRSKKKKHQNKDLLTPVLQYVTKDGYVIFEKQISKDEAKNWLGNKKVDSNKQSRQPKNDDNQDSRESRDDNGGTKILKREEDNIEVKIQGNPQFHQKKVPKRKPPKKHEAE, from the coding sequence ATGCGGTATAGACTTCAAGCGGTTATATTGCTCTTGTTATGTTTAGTAACATTAGAAGCTAAGGAACCTGAGCTGCCATTATGTCCTACCAACATACAATTTTTTCCTCAAAATCTTCCTATGCATTGTCGAATGCCAGTTACTTCTCCTCCAATATCAGGTAAATCGATGGAATATTTTCGTATGCCAGGTTTTCCTGGTGCCCTACCCGGGCCAATGCAAGGCATGATGCCAGGACCAATGCCAATGATGCCACAACCACCAGCACATAAGCTTCCAGTTGTTGTTATGCCAATGTATTCTCCAGAAAGTAAAAACTCACAAGGTATACACTCGTTTAGACTACGGCATAAAAAACACAGACTTGGTTTTAAAAGAAGACCTAAGCATTATTATCATTCTGATGAAGATAGCACGGACGATGATACGTCTTCAGACGATTCCTCAGATACATCCACAGAATTTGGTCGCAGGAAAATATCAAGAAATGGTAGACGGTCAAACCGCCGGAGgtctaaaaaaaagaaacaccaGAATAAAGACCTACTTACGCCTGTACTGCAATATGTGACAAAAGATGGATACGTCATATTTGAAAAACAGATATCTAAAGACGAAGCTAAGAATTGGTTAGGGAATAAAAAGGTAGATAGTAATAAGCAAAGCAGACAGCCCAAAAATGATGACAACCAAGATTCTAGAGAATCCAGAGATGATAATGGcggtacaaaaatattaaaaagagagGAAGATAATATTGAAGTAAAAATTCAAGGTAATCCTCAATTTCATCAGAAGAAAGTTCCAAAACGTAAGCCTCCAAAGAAACATGAAGCAGAATAA